A DNA window from Sulfitobacter sp. BSw21498 contains the following coding sequences:
- a CDS encoding LabA-like NYN domain-containing protein, which yields MFYKDERLALFIDGSNLYAAAKNLGFDIDYKLLRQEFMRRGKLLRAFYYTALLENDEYSPIRPLVDWLNYNGFSMVTKPAKEYTDSMGRRKVKGNMDIELAVDAMELAPHLDHIVIFSGDGDFRPLVESLQRQGVRVSVVSTIRSQPPMISDELRRQVDNFIELEDLRDVIGRPPRETPDA from the coding sequence ATGTTCTACAAGGACGAACGCTTAGCTTTGTTCATCGACGGCTCCAACCTGTACGCCGCCGCCAAGAACCTGGGCTTTGATATCGACTACAAGCTGTTGCGGCAGGAATTCATGCGGCGCGGGAAGCTGTTGCGCGCGTTTTATTACACGGCTCTGCTCGAGAATGACGAATATTCGCCGATACGACCATTGGTCGACTGGCTGAACTACAACGGGTTCTCGATGGTGACCAAGCCCGCCAAAGAATACACGGACAGCATGGGCCGCCGCAAAGTTAAGGGCAACATGGATATCGAGCTTGCGGTCGACGCGATGGAGCTCGCGCCACATCTTGACCATATCGTGATCTTTTCCGGTGACGGGGATTTTCGCCCGCTGGTGGAAAGCCTGCAACGGCAGGGCGTACGCGTGTCTGTCGTCAGCACAATCCGCAGCCAGCCGCCTATGATCTCTGACGAATTACGCCGTCAGGTCGACAATTTCATCGAGCTCGAAGACCTGCGCGATGTCATTGGCCGCCCGCCACGTGAAACACCGGACGCATAA
- the folK gene encoding 2-amino-4-hydroxy-6-hydroxymethyldihydropteridine diphosphokinase: MKTFGKARDDGVGIGREALIALGSNQSSVAGGPADTVVKSLEVLENMAVQVVAVSPLYSTHAYPAGSGPNFVNTTARIRFGGEADQILAILHAVEAELGRERINRWGPRTVDLDLIAMGDTVLPDAEIQTVWRELAIEQQSVRAPKELILPHPRLQDRAFVLVPLADIAPDWRHPLIGKTVQEMLNDLPEADKKGVWPME; encoded by the coding sequence GTGAAGACATTCGGTAAAGCCCGTGACGATGGAGTGGGAATCGGCAGGGAAGCGCTGATCGCCTTGGGGAGTAATCAATCTTCGGTTGCGGGAGGGCCCGCTGATACAGTGGTCAAGTCCCTTGAGGTGCTGGAAAACATGGCAGTACAAGTCGTCGCTGTTAGTCCGCTCTACTCAACCCATGCGTATCCGGCGGGGTCTGGCCCAAACTTTGTAAATACTACCGCAAGAATCAGATTCGGCGGTGAGGCCGATCAGATTTTAGCCATTCTTCACGCTGTAGAGGCGGAGTTGGGGCGCGAAAGGATAAACCGTTGGGGCCCCCGTACGGTGGATCTGGATTTGATCGCGATGGGGGATACGGTGTTGCCTGATGCAGAGATTCAGACCGTCTGGCGCGAGCTCGCTATCGAACAACAGTCGGTCCGCGCCCCTAAAGAACTGATCCTGCCGCACCCTCGTTTACAAGATCGCGCCTTCGTACTGGTGCCGCTTGCCGACATCGCGCCGGACTGGCGTCATCCGCTGATTGGCAAAACAGTTCAAGAGATGTTGAATGACCTACCTGAGGCAGATAAAAAGGGGGTATGGCCCATGGAATAG
- the rpoZ gene encoding DNA-directed RNA polymerase subunit omega: MARVTVEDCVDKVPNRFELVMLAAHRAREIAAGSPVTVDRDNDKNPVVSLREIADETQSADDLRERLIESNQNQIEVDEPEEDAMALLMGAEQDKPEEDSMSEEMLLRQLMAAQGQG, from the coding sequence ATGGCCCGCGTCACTGTCGAAGATTGTGTAGATAAAGTGCCAAACCGGTTCGAGCTTGTCATGCTTGCCGCGCACCGTGCCCGCGAAATCGCGGCTGGTTCGCCGGTCACTGTTGATCGTGATAACGATAAGAACCCGGTCGTTTCCCTGCGCGAGATTGCAGATGAAACGCAGTCGGCTGACGATCTGCGTGAACGCCTGATCGAAAGCAATCAGAACCAAATCGAAGTTGATGAACCCGAAGAGGACGCGATGGCGCTTCTTATGGGGGCAGAACAAGATAAGCCCGAAGAGGACAGCATGTCCGAAGAAATGCTGCTGCGGCAGTTGATGGCGGCACAAGGGCAGGGCTAA
- a CDS encoding RelA/SpoT family protein, producing MNTADITAEDLIALVRAYNPKTNENQIRLAYEYGQQMHDGQFRHSGEPYFTHPVSVAAILAEQQLDDATIITALLHDTIEDTKASYRSVDEKFGRDVAELVDGVTKLTNLQLNSNETKQAENFRKLFMAMSKDLRVILVKLADRLHNMRTIKSMRPDKQIQKARETMDIYAPLAGRMGMQWMREELEDLAFRVLNPEGRQSIIRRFITLQRETGDVIQRITGDMRHELEKAGIEAEVFGRAKKPYSIWRKMQEKQQSFSRLSDIYGFRVITTSEDECYRALGTIHRRWRAVPGRFKDYISQPKTNGYRSIHTTVSGRDGKRVEVQIRTRQMHDVAESGVAAHWSYRDGVRSRNPFAVDPVKWVAQLTEQLDSEEDHEDFLEAVKLEMYADQVFCFTPKGEVVKLPRGATPIDFAYAIHTRIGAACVGAKIDGMRVPLWTRVKNGQSIEIITAQGQTPQATWLDIATTGKAKTAIRRSLRELDRARFVSLGRELARSAFEQMNKSATEKVLRTAARNLRLSNEEELLAQLGSAELSGQEVVQAVYPNLRPKPGEHVDRKRAVVGLEAGQSFDRAPCCQALPGERIVGITFRGQGVKIHTIDCERLSHYEDQPERWLDLRWHDGPHPAIYGATLDLTIGNGAGVLGRICTLIGQSSANIADLEFLDRKPDFFRLLIYVELRDIAHLHSLIPMLEAESEVAEISRYRNPDLFKAGSKDA from the coding sequence ATGAATACCGCCGACATTACGGCTGAAGACCTTATCGCGCTTGTGCGCGCCTATAACCCTAAGACAAACGAGAATCAGATCCGGCTGGCCTATGAGTATGGCCAGCAGATGCACGATGGGCAGTTCCGCCATTCAGGGGAGCCCTATTTTACGCATCCGGTCTCTGTTGCGGCGATTCTGGCCGAACAGCAGCTGGACGACGCGACCATCATCACCGCATTGTTGCACGACACGATCGAGGACACGAAAGCGTCCTATCGCAGCGTGGATGAAAAATTCGGGCGCGACGTGGCCGAGCTGGTCGATGGTGTGACCAAGCTGACCAACTTGCAGCTGAACTCTAACGAGACAAAGCAGGCCGAAAACTTTCGTAAGTTGTTTATGGCAATGTCGAAAGACCTGCGGGTTATTTTGGTTAAGTTGGCGGATCGACTGCATAATATGCGCACGATCAAGTCGATGCGCCCTGATAAGCAGATTCAGAAAGCACGCGAAACAATGGATATCTATGCGCCTCTTGCGGGGCGTATGGGGATGCAATGGATGCGCGAAGAGCTTGAAGATCTGGCGTTCCGCGTACTCAACCCCGAGGGGCGGCAATCCATCATCCGGCGGTTCATCACGCTGCAACGTGAAACCGGTGACGTGATCCAGCGCATTACCGGCGACATGCGTCACGAGCTTGAGAAGGCGGGAATAGAGGCCGAGGTCTTCGGCCGTGCGAAGAAGCCCTATTCGATCTGGCGGAAAATGCAGGAAAAGCAGCAATCTTTTTCCCGTTTATCGGATATTTACGGTTTCCGCGTTATCACTACGTCAGAGGATGAATGCTACCGCGCTCTTGGCACCATTCACCGACGCTGGCGGGCTGTTCCGGGACGGTTCAAGGATTATATCAGCCAGCCTAAAACCAACGGCTATCGGTCGATCCATACCACCGTTTCTGGTCGTGACGGTAAACGGGTCGAGGTGCAGATCAGAACGCGGCAGATGCATGATGTCGCCGAATCCGGTGTGGCGGCGCATTGGTCCTATCGTGACGGTGTACGGTCGCGAAACCCGTTCGCAGTCGATCCCGTGAAATGGGTCGCGCAGCTGACAGAGCAGCTTGATTCTGAAGAAGATCACGAGGATTTCCTCGAGGCGGTCAAGCTCGAGATGTACGCCGACCAAGTGTTCTGTTTTACGCCCAAGGGCGAGGTGGTCAAACTGCCCCGTGGAGCCACGCCGATCGATTTCGCATATGCGATCCACACGCGAATCGGCGCTGCCTGCGTGGGGGCCAAGATCGACGGTATGCGCGTTCCGTTGTGGACGCGGGTGAAAAACGGACAGTCGATAGAGATTATTACCGCCCAAGGTCAAACACCGCAGGCAACGTGGCTGGATATTGCAACGACCGGCAAGGCGAAAACGGCGATACGTCGGTCGCTGCGTGAATTGGATCGCGCGCGCTTTGTCAGTTTGGGGCGCGAATTGGCGCGCTCGGCTTTTGAGCAGATGAATAAATCTGCGACAGAGAAAGTACTGCGCACCGCCGCGCGCAACCTCCGGCTGTCCAACGAGGAAGAGTTGCTGGCGCAACTTGGGTCGGCAGAACTGTCGGGTCAAGAAGTGGTGCAAGCCGTCTATCCCAACCTGCGCCCCAAACCCGGCGAACATGTCGACCGCAAACGGGCGGTTGTCGGTTTGGAGGCGGGTCAATCCTTTGATCGGGCCCCGTGCTGTCAGGCGCTTCCAGGGGAACGTATTGTCGGGATTACCTTCCGCGGGCAGGGCGTGAAAATACACACGATCGACTGCGAACGCCTGTCGCATTACGAGGACCAGCCCGAACGCTGGCTGGATCTGCGGTGGCACGATGGCCCGCATCCGGCGATCTATGGCGCGACGCTGGATCTGACCATCGGCAATGGCGCAGGGGTCTTGGGGCGGATCTGTACCCTGATCGGGCAATCCTCGGCCAATATCGCGGATTTAGAATTTTTGGACCGCAAGCCTGACTTTTTCCGGTTGCTGATCTACGTAGAGCTGCGAGACATTGCACATCTGCATTCTTTGATCCCCATGCTGGAGGCCGAGAGCGAAGTGGCCGAGATCAGCCGATATCGGAACCCCGATTTGTTCAAGGCAGGCAGCAAAGACGCATGA
- a CDS encoding DUF2062 domain-containing protein → MIFKRRDPKPTVRAMAEFMWPRGGWTRAFHYVKHRMRRLPDTPERIARGIWAGIFTTFTPFYGMHFIVAALVSRMMRGNLLAALMGTFFGNPLTYVPIGLSSLSMGHWILGSQMQTGEHRSFGGKFFDAGHDLLANFIAMLTNRDMDWSGLEVFWHQVFYPYLIGGIVPGMICATIAYYLAVPLLRAYQKRRKGAIKAKFDSLKKKASAKAEAKRKAEQAALKGKDHGGTR, encoded by the coding sequence TTGATCTTCAAACGCCGCGATCCAAAGCCGACAGTGCGCGCGATGGCTGAATTCATGTGGCCTCGGGGTGGTTGGACGCGGGCGTTCCACTATGTCAAACACCGTATGCGCCGGTTGCCTGATACGCCCGAACGGATTGCACGCGGGATATGGGCCGGGATTTTCACGACATTCACGCCGTTTTACGGGATGCATTTTATAGTTGCGGCGTTGGTGTCGCGGATGATGCGGGGCAATCTGCTGGCGGCGCTGATGGGGACGTTTTTTGGCAACCCACTGACCTATGTGCCAATTGGATTGTCATCGCTGTCGATGGGGCACTGGATACTCGGGTCTCAGATGCAGACGGGCGAACACCGGTCATTCGGCGGCAAGTTTTTTGACGCTGGACACGATTTGTTGGCCAATTTTATCGCGATGCTAACGAACCGGGACATGGATTGGTCCGGGCTTGAGGTATTCTGGCATCAGGTGTTTTATCCGTATTTGATCGGGGGCATTGTGCCCGGCATGATCTGCGCGACAATCGCGTATTATCTGGCTGTGCCGTTGCTTCGGGCCTATCAAAAACGACGCAAGGGCGCGATTAAGGCCAAGTTTGACTCGTTGAAGAAAAAAGCCTCGGCCAAGGCAGAGGCGAAACGCAAGGCAGAGCAGGCGGCTCTGAAGGGGAAAGACCATGGCGGCACAAGGTAA
- a CDS encoding pyridoxine 5'-phosphate synthase: MAAQGKLRLGVNIDHVATVRNARGGAYPDPLRAARAAQEAGADGITAHLREDRRHITDADIEGLQEVLTVPLNFEMAATEEMQAIALRHKPHAVCIVPEKREERTTEGGLEVAREENRLAHFIAPLREAGSRVSIFIAADQRQIEAANRIGAEVIELHTGAYCDAYAEGHWEEAQKELQKLEEMSKFAHDLGLEVHAGHGLTYDTVSPIAAFPEVQELNIGHFLIGEAIFLGLGPAIAEMRRLMDDARKG; encoded by the coding sequence ATGGCGGCACAAGGTAAGCTTCGGCTGGGTGTAAATATTGACCACGTGGCAACTGTGCGGAATGCGCGCGGTGGTGCCTATCCTGATCCGCTGCGTGCTGCTCGGGCCGCGCAGGAGGCGGGGGCCGACGGGATTACGGCACACCTGCGCGAGGATCGCCGTCACATCACGGATGCCGATATCGAGGGTCTGCAAGAGGTGCTGACCGTGCCGCTGAACTTTGAAATGGCAGCCACCGAAGAGATGCAGGCCATCGCCTTGCGCCACAAACCCCATGCGGTTTGCATCGTGCCCGAAAAGCGCGAGGAGCGGACCACCGAGGGCGGTTTGGAAGTGGCGCGCGAAGAAAACCGGTTGGCGCACTTCATTGCCCCGCTGCGCGAAGCAGGTAGCCGCGTCAGCATCTTTATCGCCGCCGACCAGCGTCAGATCGAAGCCGCGAACCGCATCGGGGCCGAAGTGATCGAGCTGCACACCGGTGCGTATTGCGACGCCTATGCCGAAGGGCATTGGGAAGAAGCGCAGAAAGAACTTCAAAAGCTCGAGGAAATGTCGAAATTTGCGCATGATCTGGGGCTTGAAGTGCACGCAGGCCACGGGCTGACCTATGACACCGTGAGCCCGATCGCCGCCTTCCCTGAAGTGCAAGAGCTGAACATCGGACACTTCCTAATCGGCGAGGCAATCTTTCTGGGGCTTGGTCCCGCCATCGCCGAGATGCGCCGCCTGATGGATGACGCCCGCAAGGGCTGA
- the acpS gene encoding holo-ACP synthase codes for MILGIGTDLANIERIQGTLDRFGDRFRNRVFTEVEQQKAERRRDIAGTYAKRWAAKEACSKALGTGLRMGIAWRDMAVSNLRTGQPVMEVTGWAAERLAEMTPEGHEAIIHVTLTDDHPWAQAFVVIEARPKAGI; via the coding sequence ATGATTTTAGGCATTGGGACTGACCTTGCGAATATCGAACGGATTCAAGGCACGCTGGACCGCTTTGGTGACCGTTTTAGAAATCGCGTATTTACCGAAGTTGAACAGCAAAAGGCTGAACGGCGGCGCGATATCGCGGGGACCTATGCCAAGCGATGGGCTGCCAAGGAGGCTTGTTCAAAGGCACTTGGTACCGGACTGCGCATGGGGATCGCATGGCGGGACATGGCCGTGAGCAATCTTCGAACCGGCCAGCCGGTGATGGAAGTGACCGGTTGGGCCGCAGAACGTCTGGCCGAAATGACACCCGAAGGACATGAGGCGATCATTCATGTCACGTTGACCGACGATCACCCTTGGGCCCAGGCATTTGTCGTCATCGAAGCCCGCCCCAAGGCAGGTATCTAG
- the lepB gene encoding signal peptidase I, protein MAAKEKTGNAFVETIKTIVYALLIAGVFRTLFFQPFWIPSGSMKETLLIGDFLFVNKMAYGYSYASCPSVMMPRFGIEVDAKDICGVFDGDNTRLFGSEPERGDVVVFRHPVSGRDYIKRLIGLPGDKIQVTDGTVSINGTAVELRDDGVFEEVMDRQGPQGMRPRCENGAVGAGGMCNKTRQIEVLPNGVEHPILNIGNQASDNTGVYSVPEGHYFFMGDNRDNSADSRLAQQAGGVGFVPFENLIGRADRIMFSSGGRSMLFFWTWRGDRFFKAVK, encoded by the coding sequence ATGGCCGCCAAAGAGAAAACCGGCAACGCCTTTGTCGAAACCATCAAAACGATTGTCTATGCGCTGTTGATTGCGGGTGTCTTCCGGACCCTGTTTTTCCAGCCGTTCTGGATTCCGTCAGGGTCGATGAAAGAGACGCTGTTGATCGGTGATTTCCTGTTCGTGAACAAAATGGCTTATGGCTATTCCTACGCGTCCTGCCCCAGCGTGATGATGCCCCGTTTCGGCATAGAAGTGGACGCGAAGGATATTTGCGGCGTGTTTGATGGCGACAACACACGTCTGTTCGGATCCGAGCCTGAGCGCGGGGATGTCGTTGTTTTCCGTCATCCTGTATCGGGCCGCGACTATATCAAACGTCTGATTGGGTTGCCGGGCGATAAGATCCAGGTCACCGATGGAACAGTAAGCATCAATGGCACCGCGGTCGAGCTGCGTGATGATGGTGTTTTCGAAGAAGTCATGGACCGGCAAGGACCGCAGGGTATGCGTCCACGCTGTGAAAATGGTGCGGTCGGTGCCGGTGGGATGTGTAACAAGACCCGCCAGATCGAAGTTTTGCCCAATGGCGTAGAGCACCCGATCTTGAACATCGGTAATCAAGCGTCGGACAACACCGGAGTGTATTCGGTGCCGGAAGGGCATTACTTTTTCATGGGCGATAACCGCGATAATTCGGCCGATAGCCGTCTGGCGCAACAAGCCGGTGGCGTGGGTTTTGTCCCGTTTGAGAATCTAATTGGGCGCGCGGATCGGATCATGTTCAGTTCGGGGGGGCGGTCCATGCTGTTCTTCTGGACGTGGCGTGGCGATCGTTTCTTTAAGGCGGTCAAGTGA
- the rnc gene encoding ribonuclease III: MKLNADLRAFEGRIGYHFTKPELLNRAVTHASMSSANRDDNQRLEFLGDRVLGLVMAEALLNLDPAATEGQLAPRFNALVRKEACAEVAREIDMGAVLKLGRSEMLSGGRRKQALLGDAIEAIIAAVYLDGGFDESRALILRLWGPRVLQVKQDARDAKTALQEWAQARGLPPPAYVQTDRQGPDHAPVFTITARIESGASAVASAPSKRQAEQAAAKTLLAQLERPS, from the coding sequence GTGAAGTTAAACGCTGATCTCCGGGCCTTTGAGGGCCGTATCGGGTACCACTTTACCAAGCCCGAGCTGTTGAATCGTGCGGTGACCCACGCCTCTATGTCGTCGGCCAACCGCGACGATAACCAGCGGCTTGAGTTTCTGGGCGACCGCGTCTTGGGGCTGGTGATGGCCGAAGCGCTGCTTAACCTTGATCCCGCCGCGACCGAAGGCCAGCTGGCCCCGCGGTTCAACGCGCTGGTACGCAAAGAAGCCTGTGCGGAGGTCGCGCGCGAAATCGACATGGGGGCTGTGCTCAAGCTCGGTCGCTCTGAGATGCTATCAGGCGGTCGGCGCAAGCAGGCATTGTTGGGCGACGCGATCGAGGCTATAATCGCAGCTGTCTATCTAGATGGCGGGTTTGACGAGTCCAGAGCGTTGATCCTGCGGCTGTGGGGTCCGCGGGTACTGCAGGTCAAGCAAGACGCCCGCGATGCCAAAACCGCGTTGCAGGAATGGGCACAGGCGCGCGGCTTGCCGCCCCCCGCCTATGTCCAGACTGACCGGCAGGGGCCAGACCACGCCCCTGTGTTTACCATCACTGCCCGTATTGAAAGCGGGGCCAGCGCCGTTGCGTCCGCCCCTTCGAAACGTCAGGCCGAACAGGCCGCTGCCAAGACGCTCTTGGCCCAATTGGAGAGACCCTCATGA
- the era gene encoding GTPase Era codes for MTTRAGFIALIGEPNAGKSTLLNRMVGAKVSIVTHKVQTTRARIRGVAMEGQSQLVFVDTPGLFQPRRRLDRAMVAAAWGGAADADIVILLIEANRGITEGVERILEGLADIGKGRKVALAINKIDRVDAPVLLGLSKEMNDRYNFVGTFMISAERGHGVDTLRHWLAAELPESPWLYPEDQIADLPMRMIAAEMTREKLILRLHQELPYQLTVETENWEERKDGSARVDQLIYVVRDGHKGIVLGNKGETIKSVSKAAREELEEFLGRKVHLFLQVKVRPNWLDEAERYSEMGLEFKDGNV; via the coding sequence ATGACCACGCGCGCCGGATTTATCGCCCTGATAGGCGAGCCCAACGCGGGCAAATCGACGTTGCTGAACCGCATGGTCGGCGCGAAAGTGTCGATTGTGACCCATAAGGTGCAAACCACACGCGCCCGGATCCGCGGCGTTGCGATGGAAGGGCAAAGCCAGCTTGTGTTCGTGGACACGCCCGGCCTGTTCCAACCCCGCCGTCGTCTGGATCGCGCCATGGTGGCTGCTGCTTGGGGGGGCGCTGCAGATGCAGATATTGTCATCCTGCTGATCGAAGCCAATCGCGGCATCACCGAAGGTGTGGAACGAATTCTCGAAGGTTTGGCCGACATCGGCAAGGGACGTAAAGTCGCGCTGGCGATCAATAAAATTGACCGCGTTGATGCACCGGTTTTGCTGGGTCTCAGCAAAGAGATGAACGACCGCTATAATTTCGTCGGGACCTTCATGATTTCAGCCGAGCGCGGGCATGGTGTCGATACGTTGCGCCATTGGCTTGCAGCCGAGTTGCCCGAGAGCCCATGGCTTTACCCCGAAGATCAGATCGCCGACCTGCCGATGCGCATGATTGCTGCCGAAATGACCCGAGAAAAGCTGATCCTTCGCCTGCACCAAGAGCTGCCGTACCAGCTGACGGTTGAGACCGAGAACTGGGAAGAGCGCAAGGATGGGTCGGCGCGGGTAGATCAACTGATCTATGTGGTGCGTGACGGGCACAAAGGTATTGTGCTGGGCAACAAGGGCGAAACAATCAAGTCCGTCAGCAAAGCCGCGCGCGAAGAGCTCGAAGAGTTTCTGGGTCGAAAGGTTCATCTATTCCTGCAGGTCAAGGTGCGCCCGAACTGGCTCGACGAGGCGGAGCGCTACTCTGAAATGGGGTTGGAGTTCAAAGACGGCAATGTCTAG
- a CDS encoding DUF1491 family protein, with the protein MVRLTARFWVDAYFARLRVYDIPAFVVAHGDDTGGAVLVKLATLDGNAQLFHKSFDLISGERSWVEMTSGQEPDVDESISRQRGYDPDLWVIEVEDRQGRHLLHEDGLS; encoded by the coding sequence ATGGTCCGGCTGACGGCGCGGTTCTGGGTCGACGCCTATTTCGCGCGGCTGCGGGTCTATGATATACCGGCGTTTGTTGTCGCGCACGGGGATGACACCGGCGGCGCGGTTCTGGTGAAGCTGGCCACATTAGATGGAAATGCACAGCTTTTTCATAAAAGCTTTGATTTGATCAGTGGCGAACGGAGCTGGGTCGAGATGACAAGCGGCCAAGAGCCCGATGTCGATGAGTCGATCAGTCGGCAACGTGGCTATGACCCGGATCTATGGGTGATCGAAGTCGAAGACCGGCAAGGCCGGCATCTGTTGCACGAGGATGGTCTGAGCTGA
- the recO gene encoding DNA repair protein RecO, with translation MEWRDQGILLSTRRHGETSAIIQVFTPERGRHAGIVRGGTSRKIAPILQPGAQLDVSWRARLEDHIGAFTVEPVRSRAALAMNDRMSLAGLNAVTGLLVFALPEREPHTPLYRRTETLLDLLGQGDLWPLAYLQWEISLLDELGYGLDLSVCAVTGRTSGLIFVSPKTGRAVTREGAGEWVDKMLPLSPVLRGEGDASDADIALAFKTTGYFLERHLARDLGGRPLPEARARYVEAFSRQR, from the coding sequence ATGGAGTGGCGCGATCAGGGCATTTTGCTGAGCACGCGCCGCCACGGCGAAACATCGGCGATTATCCAGGTTTTTACGCCAGAACGCGGGCGTCACGCCGGAATCGTGCGCGGCGGCACTAGCCGCAAGATCGCGCCAATTCTGCAGCCGGGTGCCCAGTTGGATGTCTCTTGGCGCGCACGATTGGAAGACCACATCGGTGCTTTTACTGTCGAGCCCGTGCGGAGCCGAGCCGCATTGGCGATGAACGACAGGATGAGCCTCGCGGGATTGAATGCCGTGACAGGTTTGCTGGTTTTTGCGCTGCCTGAACGCGAGCCCCATACACCGCTATACCGGCGAACCGAAACGTTGCTGGACCTTCTGGGACAGGGGGACCTGTGGCCGCTTGCCTATCTTCAGTGGGAAATCAGTTTACTAGACGAACTGGGCTACGGGCTTGATCTTAGCGTTTGTGCTGTAACCGGACGGACAAGCGGGTTGATCTTCGTGTCGCCAAAAACGGGTCGTGCCGTCACGCGGGAGGGGGCTGGAGAGTGGGTGGACAAAATGTTGCCGCTGTCGCCGGTGCTCCGTGGTGAGGGTGATGCGAGCGACGCAGATATTGCGTTGGCGTTCAAAACTACGGGCTACTTTCTAGAACGGCATCTGGCGCGAGATCTTGGGGGAAGGCCCTTGCCTGAGGCGCGAGCGCGATACGTGGAGGCCTTCAGTCGGCAGCGATAA
- a CDS encoding META domain-containing protein, producing the protein MAALTNLCSRDETARAYGAADRLWDLQEVNGVPFPANATLSFLAAETITIQGPCNRITASNTVPYPWFSVTLVSSTKRSCPDLQHEKSLTNALERTTVIEILDNVMILSNTENLNMVFIAAD; encoded by the coding sequence ATGGCGGCTCTGACAAACCTGTGCAGTCGGGATGAAACCGCTCGGGCATATGGCGCGGCAGACCGGCTTTGGGATCTACAGGAGGTGAACGGCGTCCCGTTCCCGGCAAACGCGACGCTGTCCTTCCTAGCCGCAGAAACAATCACCATCCAAGGCCCGTGCAACCGGATCACCGCGTCGAATACAGTGCCCTATCCGTGGTTCTCAGTCACGCTCGTATCCTCCACCAAAAGATCCTGCCCTGACCTGCAGCACGAAAAATCACTCACCAACGCGCTCGAACGCACCACAGTTATCGAAATACTGGATAATGTAATGATCCTTTCTAACACCGAGAACCTTAATATGGTGTTTATCGCTGCCGACTGA